Below is a genomic region from Vibrio mimicus.
TGGTCAACTTACGCTGGGTTCCTTGCTGAGCGTCCGCTAAGGATGCATGAAAAGGCGGGTTGCAAGTCGTCAGCGTATAACGCTCTCCCGCTCCAATAATGCCTTGAAAGATATGCTGGCTATTATTTTGCAGGCGGCATTCGATATGGCCTTGCAGCTTAGAGTTGCTTTGAACAATCAAACTCGCTTGTTGAATTGAGACAGAATCGACATCACTGCCAACCCATGACCAGCCATATTCCGTTACACCGACAATCGGATAGATACAATTTGCGCCCACCCCAATATCCAGCGCTGTAACTTGCGAAGGGTTTAATTTTGGATTGTCCTTAAGCAGCAGATCGGCCACGCGATGAATGTAATCCGCACGACCCGGAATGGGCGGGCATAAAAAGCCCTCTGGAATATCCCAATAGGTGACACCGTAATGCAGAGCCAAAAGCGCTTTATTGAGTAACTTGACCGCGATCGGATCGGAAAAATTAATCGTCCATTGCCCTTTAGGATTTTTCATAACATGGGATTGCAACTCTGGCACGACCTTAATCAGTGCCGGAAAATCATACTGCCCGCGATGACGATTGCGTGGATGTAACCCAGATTTAACGGCAGCGACTTCCTCACCTTGTACTTTGTGGGTTGGCGGCTGCTTATTTTGCTGCTTTTTCACAACTGGCTTATTGGCTTTCGGTTTTCGATTTGTTTTTTGCCCATGTTTTGACTTAAGTGGAGTGTTCATGCTTTGCCTGCCTTAAGCTCTAGCACCATCATGTATAGCCGTGCGTCCAACTCGAGCTGGTGATAATTCGGTTCCATATGGCAACAGAGCTGATAAAACGCTTTGTTGTGTTCTTTCTCTTTTAAATGCGCCAGTTCATGCACTACCAACATGCGCAGTAGCGGTTCAGGTGCTTGTTTAAACACATTGGCAATACGGATTTCATTTTTTGCTTTCAGTTTATTGCCATGCACCCGAGAAACGTAGCTGTGTAACCCCAGCGCATTATTAATGAGATGAATTTTTCCGTCATACACCACTTTACTGAGCGGAGCCGTTTTCTTCATATACTGGTTTTTTAAAGCCATGGTGAAGTCAAACAGCGCTTTTTCACTCTGGATATCGTGCCGCTCAGGATAACGCTGCTCAAACCAAGGTATCAGCTTGTCGTTTGCGATCAGTTGAGCAACTTGTTCAACAATGTGTTGGGGATATCCCTGAATGTACTTCAGTGCAGGGTGCATACTCATTTCGCGTGCTCAGTTCGGGTTACAAAAAAGGTCGGCAAGTTTACTCAATTTCCACTTAAGAATCACCTACACCAATAAGCATGATCGCTTCAAGTAGGAAGAGGATATTTGCATCTCAAGCCAACACTCGATACACTTTGCGCCCTT
It encodes:
- the rlmF gene encoding 23S rRNA (adenine(1618)-N(6))-methyltransferase RlmF — translated: MNTPLKSKHGQKTNRKPKANKPVVKKQQNKQPPTHKVQGEEVAAVKSGLHPRNRHRGQYDFPALIKVVPELQSHVMKNPKGQWTINFSDPIAVKLLNKALLALHYGVTYWDIPEGFLCPPIPGRADYIHRVADLLLKDNPKLNPSQVTALDIGVGANCIYPIVGVTEYGWSWVGSDVDSVSIQQASLIVQSNSKLQGHIECRLQNNSQHIFQGIIGAGERYTLTTCNPPFHASLADAQQGTQRKLTNLQANQRKKGRLATPTSSHPRLNFGGQKAELWCPGGEAAFIGKMAVESQQFAEQVLWFSSLISKGDNVRGMKKQLEKLGAQSIHVVEMAQGQKISRFIAWSFQNAEQRKLWWQTK
- a CDS encoding M48 family metallopeptidase gives rise to the protein MHPALKYIQGYPQHIVEQVAQLIANDKLIPWFEQRYPERHDIQSEKALFDFTMALKNQYMKKTAPLSKVVYDGKIHLINNALGLHSYVSRVHGNKLKAKNEIRIANVFKQAPEPLLRMLVVHELAHLKEKEHNKAFYQLCCHMEPNYHQLELDARLYMMVLELKAGKA